The segment TGAACGCTCAGGCACGCATCGGCTGCAGCTTCACCAGCAGCAACATCGCGAGCAGCGACAGTCCGGCCGCCAGCGCGAAGACAGCCGCGGGCGATACCAGCCACAACAGGCCGGCCAGCAGCGACGCGGGCACGTACACCAGTCCCGTGGCGAACTCGTAGACGCCGATCGCCGTCGCACGACGCTGCGGCTCGAGATCGGCGATAAAGGCCTTGCCTTGCGATTCATCGATGGCGAAAAAGACGCCGTAGAGCGCGAACAGCGCAACGATGGCAGCGTGGGTATCCGCAAACACCATCCCGAGGTTGACCAGCCCGTACAGCGCGTAGCCCGCGAGCACGATGCGCGTGCGCCCGACCCGATCGCCCAACCGTCCCACCAGAGGCGCAGCGACCACGCAGGTCGCGTTGAACAACGCGTACAGCAGCACCACCTGCGCGAGATCGAAACCGACCTCATGTGCGCGCAGCAACAGGAAGCCGAGACTGAAGTAGGCCAGCGAAAACACCGCTGCTGGGACCAGGAAGCGCCTGAAGTCGCTGCTCAGCGCTCGCCAGCTCGCGCCGATCGGCTCGCGCTCGAATCGCTCGCCGGGCTGATCCGGAATGCGCGCGAGTACGACCAGACTCAGCAACGCCGGAACGAACGCCACCCAGAACAACGCCCGATAGCCTGCAGCGTTCTCGCCCAGCCACGCCAGCAGCGCATACGCCAGCAACGGTCCGAGCACCGCACCGGCCTTGTCCAGCGCCTTGTGCACGCCGAAGGCATAGCCACGCGTTTCCTTCGCTGCGACCGTCGCCAGCCAGGCATCGCGTGGCGGCCCGCGGAAGCCTTTGCCGAGACGCTCGATGACACGAAAGACCGCGAGCGACGTGATCGCAGTCGAAACCAGCAGCACGGCCTTCGCCAGCGTCGAGAATCCGTAGCCCGCGATCACGAAGGCCTTGCGCCGTCCGTTGCGATCCGACAGCCAGCCCGCCAGGTAGTTGAGCGCGGAAGACGAGAAATCCGCGAGACCTTCGACCAGCCCGAGCAGCGCACTGGAAGCACCGGCCACGCTGGTGAAGAAGACCGCGAACACGGCGAAGATCATCTCCGAACTGAGATCGGTGAGGAAACTCACCAGGCCGAGCTTCAGCACATCCGGATGGAGCCCATGCCAGAGGCGTGCTGCGGTGGGCTCCGTCGTGTCGTTCACGAGGGTGTGAAGACCTGGTCCGGCGTGTGGCTCCCGACTCGACTTCATTCCAGATAGAGCGCCTGCAACCGCTCCCGCTTCTCCGCATCGAGGCCAAGCGCTTGTTCGAGGTAATGGTCGAGAGAGCCGTACCGAGCTTCGATTGCCTCGAACGCGTTCTCCAGAAGACCCTCGTTCACGCCGAGCAGAGCGCGCAGGCGATCACCATCGACCTTGAAGCGGGATGCCAGCCGCGCCTTCCACACGGTTCCTTCGATCGAATCGTGAAGGTAGTAGTTGCTGGCGAGGTAGTCCTGCAGCACGGTCTCGCGCGGGACACCGAGGGCATACAGGAACAGCGCAGCACCCACGCCGGTACGGTCCTTGCCGGCAGTGCAGTGAAAGACGCCCGGAATCCGCCTCGTATCGAGCAGGTCCTCGAACCAGGCCCTATAGATGTCGCTCTTGTCCAGCACGAGGTTCGCGTAGGAGCCCGCAAGCTGCAAACCTTCGATATCACCTGCGTAGATACGCTTGCGCAGCGCTTCCACGTCCACGCCCGGGTCACCGATCGGCAATGCAACCCGTTCGATTCCGGAATCCGGCGGGAGCCGATCCGGTGCAGGTCCGACTTCGGCGGGGGTGCGGAAGTCGTAAACGGTATGCAGCTTCAGCGTTGCCAGCCGCTCCAGATCGGCATCCGTCAGGTGCGCCAGGCTGCCGGAGCGGTACAGCATACCGGTCCTGAGCCGACGACCGTCGCGGGTCAGATAGCCGCCAAGATCGCGAAAATTCGGTGCCCCTGCAAATGCCACCTGCTGCTCGCTGAGCGGAGGGGGTTCGGGCTTGCGAGCACAGGCACCTGCCAGCACGGTGGCAAACAGGAGCATGGCCACACCGATGTACTGCACTGTGTTGTTCGCAGCAGCGTTGCACGCCAGCGGTTTCGTGACGGATCTGCTCATGCCGACTTTCCGATCAGTACTGCACCGACTCTGGCATCGACACTCCGTTGCGCCAGGCCGACGGTGTCATGCCCGTCCAGCGCTTGAACGAGCGACGGAATGCGTTGCTGTCCTGAAAGCCGATGCGTAGTGCAATATCATCGACGCTCAATCGGGCATCACCCAGGAAGCGCTTCGCCAGGCGCAGTTGGCAGCCCTGACGCAGGCCCGAGAAACCCGCCCCCCCTCCCTGCTCCTGCAGGCGCCGGCGCAGCGTCGTTGCAGACGTGTTCAGCACCACGGCCAGTTGCCGCAGACTCGGCACCCGACCGGTGGACTGGCAATGCCGTTCGATGATTTCACTGACGGTGTCAGGCAGCGACAACTGCGTAGCGAGACTCGGCATCTCCCTGCCGATGCAGCTCAGGAAAACTCGCGCATCGTCCAGATCGCGCACGACCGCACGCTGCAGCATCTGCGGGGCAAACCATATCTCGGCACACCCGGCAGTGGTGTAGGTGACCGGAACCTCGTCCGCCCACAGCACGGCTGCCGCGTCATTGCATGGCTCGCCCGGCAGCGCGATCCGCAGCAGCCGCACGTGCGAACCGCTCAACCACGACATCAGGTAAAGCAGCTGATTGACGGAACGCAAGAAGCTCAGCCTTGTGGTGTCATCCGCGCCTGCCACCAGGTGGTTCGCACGCAGGATCACGACGGCCGAGGCACTCTCGAGGCGGTAATCGCTGCCGGTCCGCTCACGGTGGCTGCCCATGAAACCGACAAAGCGTTCCAGTGCCTGGAACAGGCTGTTCGCACCGATCACGTAATGAACGAGTATCTCGCGATCCGTGGCACCAAACGCCCGCACCCCACGGGCGCTCGCAAGCGCCATGCGCAGCTCGCGGCCGAGTCGATCATGCACCAGGCAGAGCTGGTCCGGATCGGTTGCGGCATCGAGCTCGCCCTCTGCGAGACCGAACCCGGAGAGCACGCGCTCGGTATCGACACCTGCCTTCCTCGCATGGGCGAGCAACGTGCGTACCTGGGCTACGGACACCCTGAACACAAGCATGTCCGCACCATCACCGGCGGCGGCGTTCAGAATTCGTACGTGACATCGAGACCATAGGTTCGCGGCTCACCGTACAACTGGGTGATCGGCCCCAGCGTCGCGAAGTTGATGACCATCGTGTTGTAATCCTGGTTGAAGATGTTCTTCCCCCACAACGCGACCATCATCGTACCCTGCCCGATTGCGATCCGGTCGAGGCTCAGGCGTGCATTCACCAGCGTGCGCTCATCCAGGACGGTGGCGTCGTAGGCCACTACGGACGCGGTATGAGTGGCGTTGTTGGTGAATGTGCCGGTGGTGAGCGCGCTGGTGTAGCTCTTGTCCTGCCAGTAGGCAGCCAGATGGCCCTTGAGATCACCGAAGTCCAGGTGCGCGAAGGTATAGTCCACCGTCAGGCTGAACTGATTGCCGGCCGAATTCGGACGCTTCGCCAGCCTGTCTGCATCGATGCACGCGGTGCTGCCGCAGGTCGGGGCAAAGCGATCGAAATCGCCATGGATGTAGCCGTAGTTGATGCCAAGCAGCAGATCCTCTACGGGCACCACCACCAGCTCCAGCTCGCCACCCCACCGTTTGGCCAGTCCTCCGTTCATGATGCTCGTCGACGTGCGGCCCGTATC is part of the Pseudomonadales bacterium genome and harbors:
- a CDS encoding MFS transporter yields the protein MKSSREPHAGPGLHTLVNDTTEPTAARLWHGLHPDVLKLGLVSFLTDLSSEMIFAVFAVFFTSVAGASSALLGLVEGLADFSSSALNYLAGWLSDRNGRRKAFVIAGYGFSTLAKAVLLVSTAITSLAVFRVIERLGKGFRGPPRDAWLATVAAKETRGYAFGVHKALDKAGAVLGPLLAYALLAWLGENAAGYRALFWVAFVPALLSLVVLARIPDQPGERFEREPIGASWRALSSDFRRFLVPAAVFSLAYFSLGFLLLRAHEVGFDLAQVVLLYALFNATCVVAAPLVGRLGDRVGRTRIVLAGYALYGLVNLGMVFADTHAAIVALFALYGVFFAIDESQGKAFIADLEPQRRATAIGVYEFATGLVYVPASLLAGLLWLVSPAAVFALAAGLSLLAMLLLVKLQPMRA
- a CDS encoding tyrosine-protein phosphatase, giving the protein MSRSVTKPLACNAAANNTVQYIGVAMLLFATVLAGACARKPEPPPLSEQQVAFAGAPNFRDLGGYLTRDGRRLRTGMLYRSGSLAHLTDADLERLATLKLHTVYDFRTPAEVGPAPDRLPPDSGIERVALPIGDPGVDVEALRKRIYAGDIEGLQLAGSYANLVLDKSDIYRAWFEDLLDTRRIPGVFHCTAGKDRTGVGAALFLYALGVPRETVLQDYLASNYYLHDSIEGTVWKARLASRFKVDGDRLRALLGVNEGLLENAFEAIEARYGSLDHYLEQALGLDAEKRERLQALYLE
- a CDS encoding helix-turn-helix transcriptional regulator, with protein sequence MLVFRVSVAQVRTLLAHARKAGVDTERVLSGFGLAEGELDAATDPDQLCLVHDRLGRELRMALASARGVRAFGATDREILVHYVIGANSLFQALERFVGFMGSHRERTGSDYRLESASAVVILRANHLVAGADDTTRLSFLRSVNQLLYLMSWLSGSHVRLLRIALPGEPCNDAAAVLWADEVPVTYTTAGCAEIWFAPQMLQRAVVRDLDDARVFLSCIGREMPSLATQLSLPDTVSEIIERHCQSTGRVPSLRQLAVVLNTSATTLRRRLQEQGGGAGFSGLRQGCQLRLAKRFLGDARLSVDDIALRIGFQDSNAFRRSFKRWTGMTPSAWRNGVSMPESVQY